A section of the Quatrionicoccus australiensis genome encodes:
- a CDS encoding histidine triad nucleotide-binding protein translates to MSDCIFCKIVAGQIPAKKVFEDEDILAFNDINPARPVHVLVIPKKHITSLATATPEDTLVLGKILAKANEIAVAQGSPDGFRVIINTGRVGQQEVPHLHAHIVGGPDPVGPMLKRI, encoded by the coding sequence GTGAGCGACTGCATTTTCTGCAAGATCGTGGCGGGCCAGATTCCGGCGAAGAAAGTGTTCGAGGACGAAGACATCCTCGCCTTCAACGACATCAACCCGGCCCGACCGGTCCACGTGCTGGTCATCCCGAAAAAGCACATTACCTCACTGGCCACGGCCACGCCCGAGGATACGCTGGTGCTCGGCAAGATTCTCGCCAAGGCCAACGAAATTGCCGTTGCGCAAGGAAGCCCGGACGGCTTCCGTGTCATCATCAACACCGGTCGTGTGGGGCAGCAGGAAGTGCCGCATCTACACGCGCATATCGTCGGCGGTCCGGACCCGGTCGGTCCGATGCTGAAACGTATCTAG
- the hisF gene encoding imidazole glycerol phosphate synthase subunit HisF — MLAKRIIPCLDVTAGRVVKGTNFVGLRDAGDPIEIARRYNEQGADEVTFLDITASSDQRDIILHIIEACAEQVFIPLTVGGGVRKVEDVRRLLNAGADKVSMNTAAVNDPDLVFNASSKVGSQCIVVAIDAKQTAPGQWQVFTHGGRNNTGLDAVDWAKRVEMLGAGEILLTSMDRDGTKNGFDLALTRAVSDAVKIPVIASGGVGNLQHLADGVTEGRADAVLAASIFHFGEYTVRQAKEYMAGRGIEVRL; from the coding sequence ATGCTCGCCAAGCGCATCATTCCCTGTCTTGATGTCACGGCTGGCCGGGTCGTCAAGGGGACCAATTTCGTCGGGTTGCGCGATGCCGGCGATCCGATCGAGATCGCCCGCCGCTACAACGAGCAGGGCGCCGACGAGGTGACTTTCCTCGATATCACGGCGTCCAGCGACCAGCGCGACATCATCCTGCACATCATCGAAGCCTGCGCCGAGCAGGTCTTCATTCCGCTCACCGTCGGTGGCGGCGTGCGCAAGGTCGAGGACGTGCGGCGCCTGCTCAACGCCGGGGCCGACAAGGTTTCGATGAACACCGCTGCGGTCAATGATCCGGATCTCGTCTTCAACGCGTCGAGCAAGGTCGGTTCGCAATGTATCGTCGTGGCGATCGATGCCAAGCAGACGGCACCGGGCCAGTGGCAGGTATTTACGCATGGCGGTCGCAACAATACCGGCCTCGATGCGGTCGACTGGGCAAAACGGGTCGAAATGCTCGGCGCCGGTGAAATCCTGCTTACCAGCATGGATCGGGACGGCACCAAGAATGGTTTCGATCTGGCGCTGACTCGCGCCGTTTCCGATGCCGTAAAGATTCCGGTGATCGCCTCGGGCGGGGTCGGCAATCTGCAGCACCTGGCCGACGGCGTCACCGAAGGTCGGGCCGATGCCGTGCTCGCCGCTTCCATCTTCCATTTCGGCGAATACACCGTGCGCCAGGCCAAGGAATACATGGCCGGCCGCGGCATCGAGGTTCGCCTGTGA
- the tatC gene encoding twin-arginine translocase subunit TatC, producing the protein MSDSPEESFISHLVELRDRLLRSLIAVGVVLGILCFYPGPGDIYDFLAAPLTSALPEGTKMVAIGVITPFMVPLKVTAMVAFVLALPFILYQAWAFIAPGLYDHEKRLGIPLIISSTFLFMLGMAFCYYFVFGQVFHFITGFAPKSITPAPDIEAYLSFVMTMFLAFGLAFEVPVALVVLVKLGVVTVEKLKEWRSYFIVGAFVVAAVVTPPDVVSQLALAIPMCLLYELGILASHLVSKPRAPAVDAAAEAEMDAAEAAFRNLEK; encoded by the coding sequence ATGAGCGACAGCCCGGAAGAGTCTTTCATTTCGCATCTGGTCGAATTGCGCGATCGCCTGCTACGCAGCCTGATCGCGGTTGGCGTGGTGCTCGGCATTCTCTGCTTCTACCCCGGTCCTGGTGATATCTACGATTTCCTGGCGGCGCCGCTGACGAGCGCCCTGCCGGAAGGGACCAAGATGGTTGCGATCGGCGTCATCACGCCGTTCATGGTGCCGCTCAAGGTGACCGCCATGGTCGCCTTCGTGCTTGCCCTGCCGTTCATCCTTTACCAGGCCTGGGCTTTCATCGCGCCCGGTCTGTACGACCATGAAAAGCGCCTGGGCATTCCGCTGATCATTTCCAGCACCTTCCTGTTCATGCTCGGCATGGCCTTCTGCTACTACTTCGTGTTCGGCCAGGTCTTCCATTTCATCACCGGTTTTGCCCCGAAGAGCATCACGCCGGCGCCGGATATCGAAGCCTACCTGTCCTTTGTGATGACCATGTTCCTCGCCTTCGGCCTGGCTTTCGAGGTGCCGGTGGCGCTCGTCGTGCTGGTCAAGCTCGGCGTGGTGACCGTGGAAAAGCTCAAGGAATGGCGCTCCTACTTCATCGTCGGCGCATTTGTCGTCGCTGCGGTGGTGACGCCGCCGGACGTGGTGTCGCAACTGGCACTGGCGATTCCGATGTGCCTGCTCTACGAGTTGGGCATCCTGGCCTCGCATCTGGTTTCCAAGCCTCGCGCCCCAGCGGTCGACGCGGCTGCCGAGGCCGAAATGGATGCTGCCGAAGCCGCTTTCCGCAACCTGGAAAAGTAG
- the hisB gene encoding imidazoleglycerol-phosphate dehydratase HisB has protein sequence MRQAEITRNTLETQITVRLDLDGTGQGKFATGVPFLDHMLDQIARHGLIDLDIVAKGDLHIDAHHTVEDIGITLGQALAKAWGDKKGLTRYGHSYVPLDEALSRVVIDLSGRPGLELNCEFTRAVIGQFDVDLVSEFFHGLVNHAGMTLHIDNLRGKNAHHQAETIFKAFGRALRMAVTPDERMAGAMPSTKGSL, from the coding sequence ATGCGGCAAGCCGAAATCACACGCAATACCCTGGAGACGCAGATCACCGTGCGTCTCGATCTTGATGGCACCGGTCAGGGCAAATTCGCCACCGGCGTTCCCTTTCTCGACCACATGCTTGACCAGATCGCCCGACATGGCCTGATCGATCTCGACATCGTGGCCAAGGGCGATTTGCACATTGATGCGCACCACACGGTCGAGGATATCGGCATCACGCTTGGCCAGGCGCTGGCCAAGGCCTGGGGCGACAAGAAAGGCTTGACCCGTTACGGCCACAGCTACGTGCCGCTCGACGAAGCGCTGTCGCGCGTCGTCATCGACCTGTCCGGGCGTCCCGGACTCGAACTCAACTGCGAATTCACGCGCGCCGTGATCGGCCAGTTCGATGTCGACCTGGTTTCCGAATTCTTCCACGGCCTGGTCAACCACGCCGGCATGACGCTGCACATCGACAACCTGCGTGGCAAGAATGCCCACCATCAGGCCGAGACCATCTTCAAGGCCTTCGGTCGCGCCCTGCGCATGGCGGTGACGCCTGACGAGCGCATGGCCGGCGCCATGCCGTCGACGAAGGGGTCGCTGTGA
- a CDS encoding class II glutamine amidotransferase has translation MCQLLGMNANVPTDICFSFTGFQARGGATDVHSDGWGIAFFEGRGTRLFLDPNPSCTSPVAELVRQYPIKSTNVIAHIRKATQGAIGLENTHPFRRELWGQYWIFAHNGNLLNFAPELDGNFLPVGLTDSERAFCWLLQQLRQRFGSHCPAHAELFAALHALTLEVARHGEFNFLLSNGDWLFAHASTRLSYIIRQAPFAEAHLNDQDITVDFRALTNFHDRVAVIATLPLTDNERWQEMPPGTLWWFAEGDVVERRETMPGPVKKAG, from the coding sequence ATGTGCCAGCTACTGGGCATGAATGCCAACGTCCCGACCGATATCTGTTTTTCGTTCACCGGCTTCCAGGCCCGCGGCGGCGCCACCGACGTGCATTCCGACGGCTGGGGCATCGCCTTTTTCGAAGGCCGGGGCACGCGGCTCTTCCTCGACCCGAATCCCTCCTGCACCTCACCGGTGGCCGAACTGGTTCGCCAGTATCCGATCAAGTCGACGAACGTCATCGCCCATATCCGCAAGGCGACCCAGGGGGCCATCGGCCTCGAGAACACGCATCCCTTCCGGCGTGAACTGTGGGGGCAATACTGGATCTTTGCGCACAACGGCAATCTGCTGAATTTCGCGCCCGAACTGGATGGCAACTTTCTCCCGGTCGGCCTGACCGACAGCGAGCGCGCCTTCTGCTGGCTGTTGCAGCAATTGCGCCAGCGCTTCGGCAGCCATTGCCCGGCGCATGCCGAATTGTTTGCCGCCCTGCACGCACTGACTCTTGAGGTCGCTCGCCACGGCGAGTTCAATTTCCTGCTCTCGAATGGCGACTGGCTGTTTGCGCATGCCTCGACCCGGCTCAGCTACATCATCCGGCAGGCGCCGTTTGCCGAAGCACACCTGAACGATCAGGACATTACGGTCGACTTCCGTGCCCTGACCAATTTCCATGACCGGGTTGCCGTCATTGCCACCCTGCCGCTGACCGACAATGAACGCTGGCAGGAAATGCCGCCCGGCACCCTGTGGTGGTTTGCCGAGGGCGATGTCGTGGAGAGGCGGGAAACCATGCCCGGCCCCGTCAAGAAGGCCGGCTGA
- a CDS encoding Nif3-like dinuclear metal center hexameric protein has product MKCEALVEYLDGLLELAKFRDYCPNGLQVEGRPVIRRIVAGVTASQALLDAAVDCAADAILVHHGYFWKGEDGRITGIRKRRLGTLLNHDINLLAYHLPLDAHPLLGNNAQLASRMGWLPEGRFGEQEIAWLGQSTATDNAGALAARLEKLLGRQPLLIGDPARPIRRIAWCSGGAQGYFEQAIALGVDAYVSGEISEQTVHLARESGVAYLACGHHATERFGVQALAAHLSEKFALDCRFIDIDNPV; this is encoded by the coding sequence GTGAAATGTGAAGCGCTGGTGGAATATCTGGATGGATTACTTGAGCTCGCCAAGTTCCGGGATTATTGCCCAAATGGCCTGCAAGTGGAAGGACGCCCGGTCATCCGGCGCATCGTGGCCGGGGTGACGGCCAGTCAGGCGCTGCTCGACGCAGCGGTCGACTGTGCTGCTGATGCCATTCTGGTGCATCACGGCTATTTCTGGAAAGGCGAGGATGGGCGTATCACCGGCATACGCAAACGCCGCCTGGGTACCTTGCTCAATCACGATATCAATCTGCTGGCCTATCATCTGCCGCTCGATGCCCATCCGCTGCTCGGCAACAACGCCCAACTGGCGAGTCGCATGGGCTGGCTGCCGGAGGGGCGTTTTGGCGAGCAGGAAATTGCCTGGCTGGGGCAGTCGACCGCTACGGACAATGCCGGCGCACTGGCCGCCAGGCTGGAAAAATTGCTGGGACGCCAGCCCTTGCTGATCGGCGACCCGGCGCGGCCGATCCGGCGGATTGCCTGGTGTTCAGGCGGTGCGCAGGGCTATTTCGAGCAGGCGATCGCGCTCGGGGTCGATGCCTATGTTTCCGGCGAGATTTCCGAACAGACCGTGCATCTGGCGAGGGAAAGCGGCGTCGCCTACCTGGCTTGCGGCCACCATGCGACCGAGCGTTTCGGGGTGCAGGCACTGGCGGCGCATCTGAGCGAAAAGTTCGCTCTCGACTGCCGTTTCATCGATATCGACAATCCGGTCTAG
- the hisC gene encoding histidinol-phosphate transaminase, whose translation MSRFWSQVVNDLTPYVPGEQPKIANLIKLNTNENPYPPSPRALAAIQAELGDNAARLRLYPDPNADLLKNAIARTHAVTARQVFVGNSSDEVLAHVFMALLKHEQPILFPDITYSFYPVYCGLYGIAYQTVPLADDFSINPADYTGRPNGGIIFPNPNAPTGRLLPLDAIEQILVANPDSVVVVDEAYIDFGGKSAISLVDRYDNLLVTHTLSKSRSLAGLRVGFAIGHPVLIEALERVKNSFNSYPLDRLAIVGAVAAMEDSAWFEECRTKVIATRETLSAELGELGFEVLPSAANFIFARHPQHDAAELAKALRERSIIVRHFKLPRIDQFLRISIGTDAECQALTTALREILG comes from the coding sequence ATGAGCCGCTTCTGGAGCCAGGTCGTCAATGACCTTACCCCCTACGTCCCGGGCGAACAGCCCAAGATCGCCAACCTGATCAAGCTCAACACCAACGAAAACCCCTACCCGCCCTCCCCCCGGGCGCTGGCGGCGATCCAGGCCGAGCTCGGCGACAACGCGGCGCGCCTGCGCCTCTACCCGGACCCGAACGCCGACCTGCTCAAGAACGCCATCGCCCGCACGCATGCGGTGACGGCCCGCCAGGTGTTCGTCGGCAACAGCTCGGACGAAGTGCTGGCCCACGTGTTCATGGCGCTGCTCAAGCACGAGCAGCCCATCCTCTTTCCGGACATCACCTACAGCTTCTACCCGGTGTATTGCGGCCTGTACGGCATCGCTTACCAGACCGTGCCGCTCGCCGACGATTTCAGTATCAATCCGGCCGATTACACCGGTCGACCGAACGGCGGCATCATTTTCCCCAACCCGAATGCGCCGACCGGCCGCCTGCTGCCACTTGACGCCATCGAACAGATTCTCGTCGCCAATCCGGATTCGGTGGTCGTCGTCGATGAGGCCTATATCGACTTCGGCGGAAAATCGGCCATTTCCCTGGTCGACCGCTACGACAATCTGCTGGTCACCCACACGCTGTCGAAATCACGCTCCCTGGCCGGCCTGCGCGTCGGTTTCGCGATCGGCCACCCGGTGCTGATCGAGGCACTGGAGCGGGTCAAGAACAGCTTCAACTCCTACCCGCTCGACCGCCTGGCCATCGTCGGCGCCGTCGCCGCGATGGAAGACAGCGCCTGGTTCGAAGAATGCCGCACCAAGGTGATCGCAACGCGCGAAACACTGAGCGCGGAACTGGGCGAACTCGGTTTCGAGGTTCTGCCGTCCGCCGCCAATTTCATTTTTGCCCGCCACCCGCAGCACGACGCCGCCGAATTGGCCAAGGCGCTGCGCGAACGCAGCATCATCGTCCGCCACTTCAAGCTGCCGCGCATCGACCAGTTCCTGCGCATCAGCATCGGCACCGATGCCGAATGCCAGGCTCTGACCACGGCCCTGCGCGAAATCCTCGGCTGA
- a CDS encoding Do family serine endopeptidase has translation MQRLWLIFAQTVTVAVAILFVVTTLKPEWLPHRGGVVALQEAPAIAGEEARTPGSYRDAARSALPSVVHIYTTQEIKAQRHPLFDDPIFRHFFGDRPEGQPQRNSGLGSGVIVSANGYVLTNYHVIEAADDIQVSLNDGRTLKAKVIGSDPESDLAILQIKADKLPAISFGQMDNLRVGDVVLAIGNPFGVGQTVTMGIVSALGRSHLGINTFENFIQTDAAINPGNSGGALVDIYGNLVGINTAIYSRTGGSLGIGFAIPVSSIKSIMEQIIQNGAVTRGWIGVEAQEITAELAESFGLPDTEGALIAGVVRSSPADSAGIRPGDVLLAVAGKPVKDPQVMLDLIAALKPDERTPFRLRRDKNILEVQVKIGKRPALRAPQE, from the coding sequence ATGCAGAGGTTGTGGCTGATTTTTGCACAAACGGTGACTGTTGCGGTCGCCATTCTGTTCGTCGTCACCACCCTGAAACCCGAGTGGCTGCCCCATCGCGGCGGCGTCGTCGCCCTCCAGGAAGCGCCCGCCATTGCCGGCGAAGAAGCGCGCACCCCGGGTTCCTACCGTGATGCCGCGCGCTCGGCCCTGCCCTCCGTCGTGCATATCTACACGACACAGGAAATCAAGGCGCAACGCCATCCGCTGTTCGATGACCCGATTTTCCGCCATTTCTTCGGCGACCGCCCGGAAGGCCAGCCGCAGCGCAATTCCGGGCTCGGCTCGGGCGTCATCGTCAGCGCCAACGGCTATGTCCTGACCAACTACCACGTCATCGAAGCGGCCGACGACATCCAGGTTTCATTGAACGACGGGCGCACGCTCAAAGCAAAAGTCATCGGCAGCGACCCCGAGTCCGATCTCGCCATCCTGCAGATCAAGGCCGACAAGCTGCCGGCCATCTCCTTCGGCCAGATGGACAACCTGCGCGTCGGCGATGTCGTCCTCGCCATCGGCAATCCGTTCGGCGTCGGCCAGACGGTGACCATGGGCATCGTCTCGGCACTCGGCCGTTCGCACCTCGGCATCAACACCTTCGAGAATTTCATCCAGACCGATGCGGCGATCAACCCCGGCAATTCGGGCGGCGCCCTGGTCGATATCTACGGCAACTTGGTCGGCATCAACACTGCGATCTACTCGCGCACCGGCGGCTCGCTCGGCATCGGCTTCGCCATACCGGTCTCCAGCATCAAGAGCATCATGGAGCAGATCATCCAGAACGGCGCCGTCACGCGCGGCTGGATCGGCGTCGAAGCCCAGGAAATCACCGCCGAACTCGCCGAGTCCTTCGGCCTGCCCGACACCGAGGGCGCGCTGATCGCCGGTGTCGTACGCAGCAGCCCGGCCGACAGCGCCGGCATCCGCCCCGGCGACGTCCTGCTCGCAGTGGCCGGCAAACCAGTCAAGGATCCGCAGGTCATGCTCGACCTGATCGCCGCCCTCAAACCGGACGAGCGCACGCCCTTCCGCCTGCGCCGCGACAAGAACATTCTCGAAGTCCAGGTCAAGATCGGCAAACGGCCGGCCCTGCGGGCACCCCAGGAGTAA
- the hisH gene encoding imidazole glycerol phosphate synthase subunit HisH — MSIAVIDYGMGNLRSVSKALEHVAGGKPVIVTADPAVVAAAERVVFPGQGAMPDCMRELDDRGLRAAVLAAARDKPFLGICVGEQMLFEHSDEGNVPALGVFPGNVKRFPDEKMYLPSGERLKVPHMGWNEVRQTPHALWRGIADGARFYFVHSYFVEPADPALVMGACDYGVPFTCAVGRDNIFAVQFHPEKSARDGLQLLQNFVEWRP, encoded by the coding sequence GTGAGCATCGCCGTTATCGACTACGGCATGGGCAATTTGCGTTCCGTGTCGAAGGCGCTGGAGCATGTCGCCGGCGGCAAGCCGGTTATCGTGACTGCCGATCCGGCGGTTGTGGCGGCTGCCGAGCGGGTCGTGTTCCCCGGCCAGGGCGCGATGCCCGACTGCATGCGCGAACTGGATGACCGCGGCCTGCGCGCTGCCGTGCTGGCTGCCGCCAGGGATAAGCCGTTCCTCGGCATCTGTGTCGGCGAGCAGATGCTTTTCGAACACAGCGACGAGGGCAATGTGCCGGCGCTGGGCGTGTTCCCGGGCAATGTCAAACGTTTCCCCGACGAAAAAATGTACCTGCCGAGTGGCGAGCGCCTGAAGGTGCCGCACATGGGTTGGAATGAGGTGCGCCAGACACCACACGCGTTGTGGCGTGGCATCGCCGATGGTGCACGCTTTTATTTCGTGCACAGCTATTTCGTCGAACCCGCCGATCCGGCGCTGGTGATGGGCGCCTGCGACTATGGCGTCCCCTTTACCTGTGCGGTGGGCCGGGATAATATCTTCGCGGTTCAGTTCCACCCCGAGAAAAGCGCCCGCGACGGCCTGCAGCTACTGCAAAACTTTGTTGAGTGGCGTCCCTGA
- a CDS encoding phosphoribosyl-ATP diphosphatase yields MSTHDILHRLSETLASRRNADPEKSYTAKLFSEGPDSILKKIGEECAELIMAGKDGKRLNIVWESTDVIYHVLVLLAFYGLSIEDVSQEMRRREGISGIDEKAARGAK; encoded by the coding sequence ATGAGCACGCATGACATCCTGCACCGTCTCTCCGAGACGCTGGCTTCCCGTCGCAACGCCGACCCGGAAAAATCCTATACCGCCAAGCTGTTCTCCGAAGGCCCGGATTCGATCCTGAAGAAGATCGGCGAAGAGTGCGCCGAGCTGATCATGGCCGGCAAGGATGGCAAGCGTCTGAACATCGTCTGGGAATCGACCGACGTGATCTACCACGTACTCGTCCTGCTCGCCTTCTACGGCTTGAGCATCGAGGACGTTTCCCAGGAAATGCGCCGGCGTGAAGGCATTTCCGGTATCGACGAAAAGGCGGCACGGGGCGCCAAGTGA
- the hisI gene encoding phosphoribosyl-AMP cyclohydrolase has protein sequence MSDLDNALPWLEALKWDADGMIPAIAQDENGRVVMFAFMNRESLQETVSSGNAVYWSRSRKRLWRKGEESGHFQIIKSIRTDCDGDVLLLSIEQVGNISCHTGRVSCFFNELQAERWVPVDPVLKDPKEIYAK, from the coding sequence GTGAGCGACCTCGATAACGCGTTGCCCTGGCTGGAGGCGCTCAAGTGGGACGCCGACGGCATGATTCCGGCGATTGCCCAGGACGAGAACGGGCGCGTCGTGATGTTCGCTTTCATGAATCGCGAGTCGCTGCAGGAAACGGTCAGTTCGGGCAACGCGGTATACTGGTCGCGTTCGCGCAAGCGCCTGTGGCGCAAGGGCGAAGAGTCCGGACATTTCCAGATAATCAAGTCGATCCGTACCGACTGTGATGGTGATGTCCTGCTGCTGTCGATTGAACAGGTCGGCAATATTTCCTGTCATACAGGACGGGTAAGCTGCTTCTTCAATGAATTACAGGCGGAACGATGGGTTCCCGTCGATCCGGTTTTGAAAGACCCTAAGGAAATCTACGCAAAATGA
- the tatB gene encoding Sec-independent protein translocase protein TatB yields the protein MFDIGFSELIVIAIVALVVIGPERLPKVARTLGLLLGRAQRYVNDVKSDISREMQLDELKKLQSQVAESARTLESSVRSEFDAAQSTLASPFQEAQSAVAELEATAQSAVQESPVATPSVVTPPEKTAA from the coding sequence ATGTTCGATATCGGCTTTTCTGAACTCATCGTCATCGCCATCGTGGCGCTGGTCGTCATCGGTCCCGAGCGCCTGCCCAAGGTGGCGCGCACGCTCGGCCTCCTGCTCGGGCGGGCGCAGCGCTACGTCAATGATGTCAAATCCGACATCAGTCGCGAGATGCAACTGGACGAGCTGAAAAAGCTGCAGTCCCAGGTTGCCGAATCGGCCCGCACGCTGGAAAGCTCGGTGCGCAGCGAGTTTGACGCAGCCCAGAGTACGCTGGCTTCGCCCTTCCAGGAAGCTCAGTCGGCGGTTGCCGAGCTTGAGGCAACAGCCCAGTCTGCCGTGCAAGAGTCGCCTGTTGCCACCCCGTCTGTCGTTACCCCGCCGGAAAAAACCGCAGCATGA
- a CDS encoding type IV pilus assembly protein FimV, whose product MRRLMLASTLLSSVAGAAGLGEINLHSRIGEELLAEIPLTGNAREINDAACFTLAPIPGADLPVITNARIRLVQNRNGTHLLLIGSKPLAEPVFSINLKAGCGIDLQRTYVLMPEAPLPGTVAIESNPAPRSTPPRPALAPASPPATKTSQAPNRGKQAKAAPPSKAPERRAAANSTPPRPQTSSEIAPRSTQAMPSTGDRLVLSAAPVDFGIAENPPAAGNPGSEMEQRVLRMETSLSTLNQEMDALHTSLTLSTEMLTAKHELQLAQSLQQPAITTSAPVPAAARRGSGNNWLQLLLSTLVGGLVAAGVAHFVSRRPTTRAAR is encoded by the coding sequence ATGCGCCGCCTCATGCTCGCCAGCACCTTGCTGAGCAGCGTTGCCGGCGCTGCAGGGCTCGGTGAAATCAACCTGCACTCGCGCATCGGTGAGGAATTGCTGGCGGAAATCCCGCTGACCGGCAACGCCAGGGAAATCAACGATGCCGCCTGTTTCACGCTGGCCCCGATCCCTGGCGCCGACCTGCCGGTCATCACCAATGCCCGCATTCGCTTGGTGCAGAACAGGAATGGAACACACCTGCTGCTCATCGGCAGCAAGCCGCTCGCCGAACCGGTCTTCAGCATCAATCTGAAAGCCGGTTGCGGCATTGACTTGCAGCGCACTTACGTTCTGATGCCGGAAGCGCCGCTACCGGGAACCGTCGCAATCGAAAGCAATCCCGCGCCTCGCAGCACACCGCCGCGGCCAGCACTCGCCCCGGCCTCGCCGCCCGCGACCAAGACAAGCCAGGCGCCCAACCGCGGCAAACAGGCTAAAGCCGCGCCGCCCTCCAAGGCACCTGAACGCCGCGCCGCCGCCAATTCGACGCCACCGCGCCCGCAGACAAGCAGCGAAATCGCACCGCGCAGCACGCAAGCCATGCCGAGCACAGGCGACCGTCTGGTACTGAGCGCAGCACCGGTCGACTTCGGTATAGCCGAAAATCCACCGGCGGCCGGCAATCCGGGCTCCGAGATGGAACAACGCGTACTCAGGATGGAAACCTCGCTGAGCACGCTCAACCAGGAAATGGATGCCCTGCACACTTCGCTGACCCTGAGTACCGAAATGCTGACCGCCAAGCATGAGCTGCAACTCGCGCAAAGCCTGCAGCAGCCGGCCATCACGACCAGCGCACCGGTCCCGGCGGCAGCCCGCAGGGGATCCGGCAACAACTGGCTGCAGCTCCTGCTCAGCACGCTGGTCGGCGGCCTGGTCGCCGCCGGAGTTGCCCATTTCGTCAGCCGCCGCCCGACGACGCGGGCCGCCCGCTAG
- the hisA gene encoding 1-(5-phosphoribosyl)-5-[(5-phosphoribosylamino)methylideneamino]imidazole-4-carboxamide isomerase, producing the protein MLIIPAIDLKDGQCVRLKQGLMEQATVFSDSPAEQARHWLEQGARRLHLVDLDGAFAGKPKNQVAIKAILAEVGDEIPVQLGGGIRDLDTIERCLDAGLSYVIIGTAAVKNPGFLHDACVAFPGHIIVGLDAKDGKVATDGWSKLTGHDVVDLGKKYEDYGVESIIYTDIGRDGMLSGLNIEATVRLAQALTIPVIASGGLSNLDDIKALCAVEKEGVVGTIAGRAVYDGSLDFKAAQALADELGA; encoded by the coding sequence ATGCTGATTATTCCCGCAATTGACCTGAAGGACGGCCAATGTGTCCGTCTCAAGCAAGGCCTGATGGAACAGGCCACCGTCTTCTCCGACAGCCCGGCCGAACAGGCCCGGCACTGGCTGGAACAGGGCGCCCGTCGTTTGCATCTGGTCGACCTGGACGGCGCCTTTGCCGGCAAGCCGAAGAACCAGGTGGCGATCAAGGCCATCCTGGCTGAAGTCGGCGATGAAATTCCGGTCCAGTTGGGCGGTGGCATCCGCGATCTCGATACCATCGAGCGCTGCCTCGATGCTGGCCTGAGCTACGTCATCATCGGTACCGCCGCGGTCAAGAATCCTGGCTTCCTGCACGATGCCTGCGTCGCCTTCCCCGGTCACATCATCGTCGGTCTCGACGCCAAGGACGGCAAGGTGGCGACCGACGGCTGGTCGAAACTGACCGGTCATGACGTTGTCGACCTCGGCAAGAAGTACGAGGATTACGGCGTCGAGTCCATCATCTATACCGACATCGGTCGCGATGGCATGCTTTCCGGCCTCAATATCGAAGCTACCGTGCGTCTCGCCCAGGCGCTGACCATTCCGGTCATCGCATCCGGCGGCTTGTCCAACCTCGACGACATCAAGGCGCTGTGCGCCGTTGAAAAGGAAGGCGTGGTCGGTACCATCGCCGGGCGTGCCGTGTACGACGGTTCCCTCGACTTCAAGGCAGCGCAGGCGCTGGCCGACGAGTTGGGCGCCTGA
- the tatA gene encoding Sec-independent protein translocase subunit TatA, which yields MGSFSIWHWLIVLVIVMLVFGTKKLRNVGQDLGGAVKGFKDGMKEATADNKPAEEQATQQVSGQTIDVEVKEKTKG from the coding sequence ATGGGCAGTTTTTCCATTTGGCACTGGTTGATCGTTCTGGTCATCGTCATGCTGGTCTTCGGCACCAAGAAATTGCGTAACGTGGGCCAGGACCTGGGCGGCGCCGTCAAGGGTTTCAAGGATGGTATGAAGGAAGCCACGGCTGACAACAAACCGGCTGAAGAGCAGGCGACGCAGCAGGTCAGTGGCCAGACCATCGATGTTGAAGTCAAGGAAAAGACCAAGGGCTAG